A single genomic interval of Gouania willdenowi chromosome 22, fGouWil2.1, whole genome shotgun sequence harbors:
- the mta1 gene encoding metastasis-associated protein MTA1 — MAANMYRVGDYVYFENSSSNPLLIRRIEELNKTANGNVEAKVVCFYRRRDISTTLIALADKHARELEEEMENPEMADLPEKQKHQLRHRELFLSRQLESLPATHIRGKCCVTLLNETEALKSYLDREDAFFYSLVYDPQQKTLLADKGEIRVGNKYQADITDLLTEDEKDGRELEKLEEKVWDPNSMLTEKQIDQFLVVARSVGTFARALDCSSSVRQPSLHMSAAAASRDITLFHAMDTLHATGYDMTRAIAALVPQGGPVLCRDEMEEWSSSEANLFEEALEKYGKDFTDIQQDFLPWKSLTSIIEYYYMWKTTDRYVQQKRLKAAEAESKLKQVYIPNYNKPNPNQLTNNAKPALVNGTAGAAAPGPPGPPGAPGLPCSVLTPGLGRACESCYTSSSYQWYSWGPPNMQCRLCASCWTYWKKYGGLKMPTRLEGERPGPNRSTMSPHGLPLRHSGSPKFAVKTRQAFFLQTTTLTRMARRLCQDIIRPRHLARHPYLPANTAAIKQECALRLPDRPNKPVPLKPVDRKPLESVVRYLEAHPRPAKPNPPLRGGSISSLGTFKSSPILNNGSPTILGKRTYEQHNGLDGTKSKALTPQWDIMAKRMSESGRPSASLQDEIHELD; from the exons ACAGCCAATGGGAACGTGGAGGCCAAAGTGGTGTGTTTTTACCGGCGCAGAGACATATCCACCACACTCATCGCTCTGGCAGACAAGCACGCAA gggagctggaggaggagatggagaaCCCAGAGATGGCCGATCTACCAGAGAAACAGAAACACCAGCTGAGACACAGAGAGCTCTTTCTGTCCCGTCAGCTGGAGTCTCTACCAGCCACACACATCAG AGGGAAGTGCTGCGTGACGCTTCTGAACGAGACGGAAGCCCTCAAATCTTACCTGGACAGAGAG GATGCATTTTTCTACTCGCTGGTCTATGACCCTCAGCAGAAGACTCTGCTGGCTGATAAAGGAGAGATTCGTGTTGGGAACAAGTATCAGGCAGACATCACCGACCTCCTAACAGAAG ACGAGAAGGACGGTAGAGAACTGGAGAAACTAGAGGAGAAAGTGTGGGACCCCAATAGCATGCTGACAGAGAAACAGATCGACCAGTTTTTAGTGGTTGCTCG GTCCGTAGGTACGTTCGCCCGAGCCTTGGACTGTAGTAGTTCTGTCCGACAGCCCAGCCTGCACATGAGCGCTGCTGCAGCCTCCAGAGACATCACTTTG TTCCACGCCATGGACACGCTACACGCCACAGGCTACGACATGACCCGAGCCATCGCGGCGTTGGTGCCCCAGGGCGGGCCCGTCCTCTGCAGGGATGAAATGGAGGAGTGGAGCTCCTCAGAGGCCAACCTGTTCGAGGAGGCGCTGGAGAAATACGGCAAAGACTTCACAGATATCCAGCAGGATTTT CTGCCCTGGAAGTCTCTGACCAGTATCATTGAGTATTACTACATGTGGAAAACCACAGATCGATACGTGCAGCAG AAACGATTAAAAGCTGCTGAAGCAGAAAGCAAGTTGAAACAGGTCTACATCCCCAACTA TAACAAACCAAACCCAAACCAGCTGACCAACAACGCCAAGCCGGCTCTGGTTAATGGAACGGCAGGTGCAGCGGCTCCAGGACCGCCAGGACCACCCGGAGCGCCGGGACTGCCGTGCTCCGTGCTGACCCCTGGCCTGGGCCGAGCCTGTGAGAGCTGCTACA ccagCAGCTCGTACCAGTGGTACTCGTGGGGACCTCCCAACATGCAGTGTCGCCTGTGTGCGTCATGCTGGACCTACTGGAAGAAGTATGGAGGACTGAAGATGCCCACAAGACTGGAGGGGGAGAGGCCCGGACCTAACCGCAGCACCATG AGCCCCCACGGGCTGCCCCTGAGGCACAGCGGGAGCCCAAAGTTTGCAGTGAAGACCCGGCAGGCGTTCTTCCTGCAGACGACCACCCTGACCCGCATGGCACGGCGCCTCTGCCAGGACATCATCAGGCCTCGACACCTGGCCCGCCACCCGTACCTCCCTgcaaacacagcagccattaAACAAGAGT GTGCCCTGAGGTTACCAGACAGGCCTAATAAGCCTGTGCCTCTAAAGCCTGTGGACCGGAAACCCCTGGAGTCTGTGGTGCGGTATTTAg AAGCACATCCCCGTCCAGCCAAACCCAACCCACCGCTCAGAGGAGGGTCCATCTCCAGCCTGGGCACCTTTAAGTCCTCTCCCATTCTCAACAACGGCTCTCCCACCATCCTGGGGAAACGCACATACGAACAGCACAACGGACTTGATG GAACCAAATCCAAAGCCTTGACCCCCCAGTGGGACATCATGGCCAAACGGATGAGTGAATCGGGCCGACCATCGGCGTCCCTCCAGGATGAGATACATGAACTGGACTGA